In a single window of the Chiloscyllium punctatum isolate Juve2018m chromosome 25, sChiPun1.3, whole genome shotgun sequence genome:
- the hmgn7 gene encoding high mobility group nucleosomal binding domain 7 isoform X1 → MLGLTVEIFARAFLVGKGRSRAEGASHSRSGRWKAGFAPCVTIRRGGEKSIRLLESLERSQKGSRQGCQQNHHLQDQSQNKRRHQLKKKRLLMTRRRKRKHQRKEKKEQKAKKRLTKRMQRKKLPLRMEKPKMMRHSLLKAVKRKKPSQSNCICPSSPSMASIPPYCIVNREEYFYQLFYKYKVFLA, encoded by the exons ATGCTCGGCTTGACCGTTGAGATTTTTGCGCGCGCTTTCCTCGTAGGGAAGGGGAGGAGCCGGGCCGAAGGGGCTTCGCACTCCCGCTCGGGGCGGTGGAAAGCAGGCTTCGCGCCTTGCGTGACGATACGACGCGGTGGTGAGAAATCCATCAG GTTGCTGGAGAGCCTAGAGAGGAG CCAAAAAGGAAGTCGCCAAGGTTGTCAGCA AAATCACCACCTCCAAGACCAGAGCCAAAACAAAAGAAGGCATCAACTAAA AAAGAAAAGGCTGCTAATGACAAGAAGGAGGAAAAGAAAGCACCAACGAAAGGAAAAAAAGGAACAAAAGGCAAAGAAGAGACTAACCAAGAGGATGCAAAGGAAGAAACTCCCTCTGAGAATGGAGAAGCCAAAAATGATGAG GCACAGTCTACTGAAAGCTGTGAAGAGAAAGAAGCCAAGTCAGAGTAACTGCATCTGCCCGTCATCTCCATCAATGGCATCCATACCTCCATACTGTATTGTTAACAGAGAGGAATATTTTTATCAACTATTTTATAAATACAAGGTTTTTTTAGCATGA
- the hmgn7 gene encoding high mobility group nucleosomal binding domain 7 isoform X2, whose protein sequence is MPPKRKVAGEPREEPKRKSPRLSAKSPPPRPEPKQKKASTKKEKAANDKKEEKKAPTKGKKGTKGKEETNQEDAKEETPSENGEAKNDEAQSTESCEEKEAKSE, encoded by the exons ATGCCACCCAAGAGAAAG GTTGCTGGAGAGCCTAGAGAGGAG CCAAAAAGGAAGTCGCCAAGGTTGTCAGCA AAATCACCACCTCCAAGACCAGAGCCAAAACAAAAGAAGGCATCAACTAAA AAAGAAAAGGCTGCTAATGACAAGAAGGAGGAAAAGAAAGCACCAACGAAAGGAAAAAAAGGAACAAAAGGCAAAGAAGAGACTAACCAAGAGGATGCAAAGGAAGAAACTCCCTCTGAGAATGGAGAAGCCAAAAATGATGAG GCACAGTCTACTGAAAGCTGTGAAGAGAAAGAAGCCAAGTCAGAGTAA